The Fulvia fulva chromosome 1, complete sequence region TGGCAGCATGGTGCTGCACTCCCTGCCTCTACGGCCGCACAACCCAACGTTTGAAGCGGTTCCCAGACGACAACAGGGTAAGCCCTCCCTCCCTCCCTCCATTCCCCTCCCCTCCCCTCCCACTCTCACCACCTCCTATTAACCCCACCCTCCCAGGACGAATTCTCCTCCTGCACCGGCGACTGCTGGCTCTTCTGCTGCCTATCCCAAACGGGCTTCGCCTGGATCCTCGCCATGATGAAGCGCGGCGAGATCCGCTCCAAATGCAACATCGAAGGCACCGGCGTCAAGGACTGCCTATTAGCCGCCTGCTGTACGCCCTGTGAGATGGCGCAGGCAGAGACGGAGCTGAAGGATCGTGCCGCGTCTGCGAAACTTCTTCCAACGACGGCGAATGAGAAACTGGGGTATGAGAGTGTGCCGCAGGATCAGAAGATGATTTATCAGTCCCCAGCGCCTCCGGTGCAGCAGGCGTATCCGCAGCATCCGCAGGTTTGAGTTTGAGTGTGATTGGGAGGGAATGGCGAGGGGTGGAGGATGGAAGGGTGTGTTGAGAGGAGAGTATGCTGTCTGATAGAGGTGGTCTTTTCAGAGAAAGCCTGCGAGAATGTTGCGTTGCTTGATACCACTTGCTGAATTGCTTTCTATCGACATGAGTCCTCGAAATCTTGCAATGCCATGTCCTGTTAATCTTTCCAGCATGGGAAAAGGTCGCATAGTGCTCATAGTGCTCGACTGCTCCAGCCATTCCAGTCGTACTGAGCTTTCTGTAGTCTCTTCCACAGCTCATTCTATGTTTGAGCTCGATGCGTCACACTAGTCTGATGTTCCGCACAGCCGCTTGGCCCGTTGTCGGCTTCAAGCCGCAAGCCGGACGCTGATAGTGCATCTCAGCGCTGGGCCCGAGTGCACGCTTGCTATCACATGCCTGTGTTGATGTTCTGATCCCATGCCACCAGCTCAGAAACGTCGATGTATCAAGCATGTCCTTTACCCTTGCCAACGTACATATATATCTTGCCGGTCCTGGTTTTGTAGAGGCCGCAAAGCCACGCCCAATGGTGCAACCTGTTCGTAGACCTGCGTCCCTTGCACCTGCGGTATGTCCACCACACTGTCCCAAACCAATGGCTTTACAAAGTCATGAGCTGCATCCTGCATCGAAGTTCTCCTCGGCGGCGGCTGTGGTGCAGGACCTCGTCCAGACAGTGGTGGCAGAAAAGTGGTCTGTGGAATGCTCAACTGGACCACCGGTCTGCCTAAAGCATCCAATTGCTGATTTCCCGCGCGAAACCCCATTCCCACAGGTACTTGAGACGTCTCGGGGGCGTTGTCGAAGGACATGACTTCCTGAGGCACAGTTGTGGCATCGATTGTCGCAATCGTTGAGGCTATGGCCTGATTTCCAGGGTTCAAGATTCCGCTTTGGGTACTGAGAGTGGTTGTTGCATTGCTAGGTGGGACCTGTAGCAAATTCAGCATCTCATCATTTCACATCAATGTTCCAAGGGTTGGCATTGGGAGGTACAGCGTTCTCTTCGTCCAAAGTGTCTGGCTGACCACCAGGTCCACCATACCCTCCCCAAGCTGCAAACTGCGCACTTGGTCGATGCGCACCGCCTTGGAACGCACTGTATTGTTGCTGCTGTTCTGCCGTTGGCGCTTGACTAAAGTCGAAGACCGGCTGCTGAAAATGTGGCTGCTGTTGCTGCACACCTTGGTTTGCCATGAATTGTGCCATGTTGTAATCTGCAGGTCCGACGTTCTGTTGATGGTATAGTGGTGGGCTGACTTGGGGAGCCATTTGAGCATGAGTGACGCCAGAAGTCTGCTGTGGAGCAGAGAATGGATTCTGCTGGCAGATGCCTCCTGGTGGTGTGAGCACAGTTGGAGGCGACGAATACTGTTGACTTCCACCTTGCGTACTGCCTATCGATCCTGTAGAGTTGTGGTGTTGCCACATGCTCTGACGTCGCGGACCTTCAAGCTCTCTTGAACGCGAATTGAGTTCATTGAGCATGTCGGTCGTCTCAGCTTGGTATCGTTGGTTCCAGCTAGATCTTGGTCAGCGATAGCACGTACTTTCACTAAAGTCCACTCACCTCATGTAACCCCATCGGATGCCGAAGCGAGCCAAGCATTCAGTAATCTGCCTGATGCAACCGATGCTTCGCATGATATTGAAGCGTAGCACTGTCTCTCCAGGCGGCAGCTGAGGTACCGGCATAGGTGGCGGAGGAGCGGCCGTGGGTTTAACCTCTGGATGTGGTGGCAGAGTACCATTCAAAAGTCCATCAAGGTTGTGTTGCAAGACGTCAAGAAATTGTCGTCCAGTCATGTAGACCCTCATGGCATCATAGAACGTTAGTGGAGCAGTGTAAGCAGGATCGCTGATCAGGCGCAGCATGAGATCAGCGTACTGGATGCAGTACTCGAAGATCAGCTTTTGGGCAAAAGGACTGATGACTGGCACCCTTGGCGAAGGTGAGAGCACATAGACATAGGAGTACAAAAGGTCGAGCTCGAAGAACGCGCGGCTGTTCCTGGAAGTCGAGGAAGGCAGGCCTTCGAACCATTTGCGCATGGACTCGCAGGTGCTCCAGATGTATGGATATGGTTCGTCCCATCGTGTGCGGCCAGTCTGGAACAGATCCGTGTACCATTGTGATTGTATCTTCCGCAGGGTGATGAGCTGCAATGCTTCTTCATGTGACTTGAGCCATATTTGCTTTGATGCATTTGCCGCTGGTGATGTGGGATTAGATGCCGGCTGTTTGCTGAAGGGAACCTTCACCTTGGCGCTATCATCCCCAAATGAGAATGCCCTTGTCTGCACAAGCGAGGTAGATCGGTCCAGAGCATACACACAGTAATATACTCGCCTTCGTAGCTCAAGCTTCCCTCTAGGCATGGGCGTGCCTTTGGGCGGATCTTGGTGCATGCCGAGATCGACCATAGCTCTTGACGCTGCACCGATCAATCCCCAGGAGTCGAAGTGGTGTGGGTCTAACATCGCATACTCCGTAAGCAACACGAGTGCCTGGATACCACTGATAGTACCAGGATGTAAGACATCTTCAGCGTGCTCGAGAGCTGCACACACGTGGCCAACAGATTCCATGTAACGCTGATCGCCTCGCTGCTCAGACATCGATGCGCTTGCGATCGCGAGCACCATCCTGACAAGGAAATGATCCTGTGGTTCAGCTTGATACACTGGCTTTGAGTAGACACTGTCTACAGATCCATAAAAGCTCGCTTCATCAAATACTGGCAGTAACATGAAGACATTGCCAAGATAGTGCTGGACCAGCGAGGTGGCGGTATGTCGTGGTGGAAGTGGTTGAGTCATACCTTCGGGAAGAGGCTCTTTGGAGCACGCCCAGGTAATGAGACGTGCATATGACATGGCGGTGGTGAAGCCATAGAAGTCTCTGGCAGTAGCGTTGACTGACAGAAAACCAAAATCTCCGACGAGGTCATCTACATCGTTGGCTTCTTTGCGGCGCATGGCCTTGGTCGTGTTTGGTGTTGGTGGCTCCTGAACCTGGTATGAAGGTCGACGAGTGGGTGCCATGTCTTCGTCCGGAACCGATATCGTCGAAGGTTTTCTGGCGCGCGCTTCCTCCAGTTTGGCCTGTAGCTTGTCGATTCTGGTCTCCAGAGTGGCGACATAGCTTCGTTCTTTGCCTCGTGCGAACTGGTCGTTTGTGCTCGTGCACTCAGCTGATCGTCCGTTCTTCTCGCAAGAAGTGCAGGCTGGCAATTTGCCATCACATTTGATCTTCGCGTTCCGACATCTCGAACACGCAGCCACAGGCCTAGCACGTGAGTGTCGTCAGCAAGCAAGGTTATCTTGGTGGTGACACTAGGAGGGAGATCGTACCGTGAGACCTTGAGGATGGGCGTGTCCAGAGGCATCAGCGAGGTGGCATCAACGTCCTCTACCGCCATTGTCAGTATTGTTTCTGTGGTATCGACCTGTTGTTGGTGCTGCTCCGGGTGTCAGAGCGGAAGGAGGCCCGTAAGCGTGACAAGCGTCCAGCGTATACCGCTCCCAAACGCCTGGCAGCCCATGGCGCACACAAGGACACACCCCACTGACTTGCATAGGGCGACGGAAGGAGATGCACGCTGGGATGGTACCGTATCACACGTGCGGCCTCTAGACCCTCCACCGCAGCCACATTAGTGTGCGGCTGACATACCTTCGTCAAAGATGTTGCTAGCCCGTCGGTTCGTGGTGGTATGACATGCAGTGTGCACAAGTGAGGCCGACCGGTTTGCAGCGGTGTCAATGCTATGAGGCGAAAGGCTGCTGCAAAGGAAAGTGTATGTGATGTGCTAGTACGACTAGAAGCAGGGCTTAGCAGGCCACGTCCGCGACACGACCGACTTTTCGGTTGCTGCATCCACGCTTGCCAAAACGAGCCCTGCATATCAGAAGGAACGGCAGCGGAATGCATGCGAGTGCGGCAGCAGATGAAGTGCGCAGAAACACTGTAGAGCCTATATACCGAGTTTGGTCCGTACCAAACATGGGTCAAGAGAACATGGCCTCCAATGCAGCCAGTGTTTGTGTTCTCGCTCTTCATCCCACTTTCCCGACATGCGGGGCGCCTTTGAGTTTAGCGGACAGATCGTGGCGCTCTCGTGGTTGCACAGTGGTGATGAAGAAGGGGTCAGTACGTAGGCTGTTGCTTTTCGAAGCTGCAGTGCGGATGGTCGTTAGTGATGGTCGTGGAGCTGCGCTCATCATCGTGCAAGGCATATGATGTGACGGGTGAAGCTCTGCGGCCTCAGGTCCATGGGGCAGCTCGTCCGGTGTGAAGAATCATTTTGTGTTGCCTCGCAAGCCACATGTTCGAGAAGGGCGGTGTCCATCTCCCACCACTGGGCCACCAGTCCGAAGAGGTACATGTAGGGTCTCCGCTATTCGGCTGCTGATATGATGCCCTGACCAATGGATAGGCTGAATCGGCAGGGCAGAAGCATCTGGGCACGGTGAGACCTCCCTCACCTTTCAGAGCACGACCAACGTGGAGTGCCTCGCTCGTGCCCTGCAGCCGCATCAGATGCAGAGCCGGAAGGGGCACCGGAGCACCTACGCCTGTGTGGGTGTGGGTGTGGCATCTTTCTTGCACATGCAGCCCATGCATGTGTGCAGTGATGGAATGTCAATCTTTCCACGCCGCTCCCAGCTCTCCTCCACTTCCACCTTCTTCTAAACCGATGCCCAATGTTCGTGGACGAGTCACGTAGTACGACCACTGCGACCGAGGTAGCGCAGGCGTGACCCTGCGAGCAGCGACTCATACACAAACACAATCTGAAGTCAGAGCCACCTGCCCACGGCATGCGAAACGGGAGCACACCCAACGATAGCAATGGCCGCGATCCAGGCCAAGCCGCCGGCAATGTCACTGAACACCAACGGCGCTGTAAGGAAGAAGACCACGCTGGTGAGGGAGGGCAGTACAGATACGGACGGCCTGGCCTCGAACCAAGTGGCACATACCTTGACCGCATGCACGCGGTGCAGACAGGTAATGAGCGACGACAAAGTACTGTTTCAGCCAAGGCGTTGACGAGTGCGATAGCGCAAGACTAGATGCGATCCTGGCCTTCCGCGATGCACTCCCTGCGAGAGGACGAACTCGATCTGCGAATACTACGACTCGAATAGAGGCCACAACGTGAACCGCAACTATGTCGTATGGCTCCAGCACAAGGTGCGAGAGCTGGAAGAGGAGGTCGAGAAAGTGGAGAACGAAGATGCGGCCGACGATCCTGAGGCCATGATGCGTGCGGCCAATGTACGAGTCCACGATGCAAAAGAGTCCAAGTACTTGGGTCCGTCCAGTGGCATACACATTACCCGTCTGGTGATGCAGCTGGCGAAACAATTCACAGACGCCAAGAGCATCAAGGACATTGTTCCGGATCAACGAGCACGCCAAATCAAGGAGCTATATGCGCAAGAGCAAGCTAAACCAACGTCCAAGATATATCCTCTGATCAGTGATGTGGCGGCAATCGAGCTGCCCAACCGAGCGCTGGCGGATCTGTTGGTCCAACTTTACAAGCTGAAAGTCCAGCCCATGTATCCAGCGCTGCATGAGCCAACCTTGGACGGAGACATTGAGACCGTCTTCTCCAACTCAGGCCAAGCCACGTCTTATCAGAACTTTGTTTGCCGAATGGTGATTGCGATCAGTCTGCAAAAGATGGATACGCAATATGCTGGCCTCGCAGACAGCTACTACCTGGCAGCTCTGAAGTACCTCGAGCCAGTAGTGCGACCCATGGACCTTAGGACACTTCAATGTTTCGCGCTCATGGCTGAGTATTCTCTGCTGACACCGACAAGGACAGCCATCTACTATGTCGTTGGTATTGCAGTCAGACTAGTGCAGGCGCTGGGTCTGAACGAGGAGAAGACCATCACACGCGGGCGTGGCGATGGCACGACGAACTACCTCGAGATCGATCTACGTCGGAGAATATTTTGGTGCATCATGGTCATGGAATGGGGTCTGGCACATTCAATTGGACGCCCATCGATACTCGCGACTGGTCAGGATCACGTCGACGTTGGCTGGTTCGAGACCTGTGATGACCGATATATCACACCCGAAGGCATTGATCCCGTGGCGCCCCGCCCAACTCTGAAGAAGTGGGTCGCCATACACTTCTTTAAGATGCGTCTCTTGCAGCTTGAGATACGGAGAAAGCTATATCAGTGCAAACGATCAGAGCCCAAGGACGATAGCGATCCGTGGTTCATTCGGATGGACGCCAAGCTAACAGCCTGGAGAGATGCCTCACCGGCACAAGATGAAGGTATCGGACTCGACAAGATCTGGTTCATCGGGAGATACAACACAATGGTGGTTTTCCTCTACCGACCGTCGCCACAAGTACCTAGGCCAACTCTGGACGCGGCTGTCAAGTGCTTTGATGCTTGTGAGTACAACATCTACATGCAGCGCGAGCAAATATCCAAGCGTAATGTCGACCTGACTTGGATCTTCACGCAATCACTATTCATGGCCATCAACACCATGCTTTGGGCGCTCAGCTACGTGGAGGTCAGGAGAAAACACAAGCGAGAGACAGTGCTTCGACATTTGGATGTGGCTATGGATGCGATACAGCTGGCTGCTGAACGCTGGCCTGGTGTGGCATCCGCTGTACAGCTCTACGGCAACCTCATCGCGGCGATCATGAAGATCTACGAAAGGGATAGCGATATACCCATCTCGGCTGCCACACCTTCGGACGCAGCTTCACCCGGTCCAATGTTCCCCGATACCTATGGACGCTCTCGCGCCACCAGCCCAGCGACTGCTAGTAGTCAGTCAGTTGCGACGCCACCCGAGAAGCAGCCGCAAGCACCATTCGGTTATATCAATCAGCAATCCCGAAGGAGTGTGGAGGAGCCGCCACCAGTACCTTACCGATCGGATACGAGCTTGCCGAATGCATCTACACCACCAGCTCGCCAGACGCCCTCGGTAACACATGCTTCTCCAGGATACGGCAGCTCCGACTCTGTTCCTACTGTGCAGGCGATGCAACCTCAGTACTCTGGTCAGCAACACCTCTACGCGAATCACGCGCAGTATCATACACTTCCAGAGTTTACACCAGATCTCACCATCCCTGGCTGGACAGCACCCCAGCAAACGCCTGGCACATTTGCGTCTGCAAATGCCACTGCATTGTCAATGCAACATCAGAACCCTTATGCAAGCTCTGCGTTCGATCCAACAAGCCAGGCGTATCCCTTCCCTGGTGCATACGACCAAACTTACAATCAACCACGGCAAGAACAGCAATATATGCCACAGTACTGGGACATGGACTCTGGCTCATTTGGAAATGGCTTGACCCAGATGCAGCAAGAGGAGCTCATGCACTCACTGGAGACGGATGGCATGGAGGACATTCAGAGTATGATCACGCATACCCTGGCCGCCATCACTCCCAAGACTGCACAAAAGCCCTTTTCGTGATAAGCATTCTACCTTTCCACACGATCTACACGATTTACACGAGCACACTGATGCAGACATGATGGCTGATGTGATTGACAGCAAGAGTTATATCGCTCGGAACATATTGGCGTCCCAACGTTGGCGATTCGATCGAGATAGAGGATGTCTTTGAGGAAAGATCTTTGTGAAGAGAGTCACGGACGAAGGCACGAAGGATGGGAGGCATGGCAGGGGCAGACTTGGAACGATCAACAGGAGGGAACGATGTGATGAGCGTGTTGTACAGCATGGTGTTGGAGGAGTTTTTTGTCTATTGTGGGGAGTAATGTTCTGGATGTGGCGTTTACAGCACGATCGATACCGAGCGGCAGAGATGTGCGATTCCCGATACAGTGCAGAGTGTTGAACGCTTTTCATCGCTCACTCCTGACTGGTTCTGTCTTCTCATGAGTCTTACGTTATGGATTCGAGGATCGAGATGAAAGGCGAAGAAGGTGCCAACCGAAAATGAGGTTGATGGACTTTTTTTGGCCGCGACGTGGTCAACAGAAGCATGACCTTCATCCAAACAAGGGCTGTGGACAAAGCTTGCTGCCGCCGAGGGCGTCGTCGTCTTCACCACAAACATCGATGCTCGAACCTGCCGGGTGCAGCTGAAGCACCGATCGAAGCACCGATCGAAGCCTTACGATGATTGCCGCCGAGCGCTTCGACTCCCTATTGAAGCGTAGGTCGCTGCTTTAACACGCTAGCGTGCAGCTAAGTAGCGAGGTCCGGTTGATGCAGTCGAAGGTCAAGCGCGTCGCCGTATGTATAACTTACGGCTATACGCCCGTTGGACAGCAGTTCAAGGAGTGAGGTCGATACCCAAGCCGGCAACGTACTCTGTCACCAGCGCTTGGCGAATATTCATCCGATCTGAAACGGTATGGCCCCACTTCCAGTACTCCCTGCCACAACTGCCCACAACTGGCCTCTCTGACAGACCTCAAGGAGCATTGCAGTGCAATGCAATCAACACCACGCCGCCGGAACGCGTACAAGCATGTGTGTCGGGATCTGGGCGTGCTGGGCCACGAAACACTTGTGCCACCAGGACGGCAGCAAACAGTGAAGGACGCCAAGAGTTCCTGCCTGGTGTAGCCAAGCGCGTACCACAATCCCTGCTCTTGCGTTCTGGAGTTCCACACGCCACCCTCTTTCCCATGCACTCCGCCTGTGTTCCTGCACCAAACTGTCGGCAGCAAGAACGTCGCGTGTTGATGCTGTGCATCTCGACATCAGCTTCGTGTTCTCTTCTTCAACCTCCTCCAGTCCTTCACCTCACACACATCGCCATCATCTCTCATCACATGCTGCATTCCTGACACATCTGCTTATCCGTCCTTAAGCGCCTGAAAGCGCCTATCAATCAGCTGCGGGACGGCTTCTCTATTCGACAACACCTGCATACACAGACATGATGCTCATCTCCACCATCACCTACGGCCTCGCCGCCATCCTCCCACTCGCGCTCGCCGGAGCAGCACCAGAAGTCACCGATCAGCCAGCGGGTACCCGGTATATAGCCACGCTGCCCATGGACAAGTCTACCACCGGCACCATCGTGATCGAAGCGGGACCTGGTGGCAACGGCGCGACTATTCAAGTCAGCATCAACGGCTTGCCGTCAGAGGGAAGACCTTTCCGTATGTCATAATCACGCACACCCATAACCATCGCAAGCTGACACACGTACAGTGTATCACGTCCACGAGAAGGC contains the following coding sequences:
- a CDS encoding Positive regulator of purine utilization, translating into MQVSGHQQQVDTTETILTMAVEDVDATSLMPLDTPILKVSRPVAACSRCRNAKIKCDGKLPACTSCEKNGRSAECTSTNDQFARGKERSYVATLETRIDKLQAKLEEARARKPSTISVPDEDMAPTRRPSYQVQEPPTPNTTKAMRRKEANDVDDLVGDFGFLSVNATARDFYGFTTAMSYARLITWACSKEPLPEGMTQPLPPRHTATSLVQHYLGNVFMLLPVFDEASFYGSVDSVYSKPVYQAEPQDHFLVRMVLAIASASMSEQRGDQRYMESVGHVCAALEHAEDVLHPGTISGIQALVLLTEYAMLDPHHFDSWGLIGAASRAMVDLGMHQDPPKGTPMPRGKLELRRRVYYCVYALDRSTSLVQTRAFSFGDDSAKVKVPFSKQPASNPTSPAANASKQIWLKSHEEALQLITLRKIQSQWYTDLFQTGRTRWDEPYPYIWSTCESMRKWFEGLPSSTSRNSRAFFELDLLYSYVYVLSPSPRVPVISPFAQKLIFEYCIQYADLMLRLISDPAYTAPLTFYDAMRVYMTGRQFLDVLQHNLDGLLNGTLPPHPEVKPTAAPPPPMPVPQLPPGETVLRFNIMRSIGCIRQITECLARFGIRWGYMSWNQRYQAETTDMLNELNSRSRELEGPRRQSMWQHHNSTGSIGSTQGGSQQYSSPPTVLTPPGGICQQNPFSAPQQTSGVTHAQMAPQVSPPLYHQQNVGPADYNMAQFMANQGVQQQQPHFQQPVFDFSQAPTAEQQQQYSAFQGGAHRPSAQFAAWGGYGGPGGQPDTLDEENAVPPNANPWNIDVK
- a CDS encoding Positive regulator of purine utilization: MAAIQAKPPAMSLNTNGAVRKKTTLVREGSTDTDGLASNQVAHTLTACTRCRQRKTRCDPGLPRCTPCERTNSICEYYDSNRGHNVNRNYVVWLQHKVRELEEEVEKVENEDAADDPEAMMRAANVRVHDAKESKYLGPSSGIHITRLVMQLAKQFTDAKSIKDIVPDQRARQIKELYAQEQAKPTSKIYPLISDVAAIELPNRALADLLVQLYKLKVQPMYPALHEPTLDGDIETVFSNSGQATSYQNFVCRMVIAISLQKMDTQYAGLADSYYLAALKYLEPVVRPMDLRTLQCFALMAEYSLLTPTRTAIYYVVGIAVRLVQALGLNEEKTITRGRGDGTTNYLEIDLRRRIFWCIMVMEWGLAHSIGRPSILATGQDHVDVGWFETCDDRYITPEGIDPVAPRPTLKKWVAIHFFKMRLLQLEIRRKLYQCKRSEPKDDSDPWFIRMDAKLTAWRDASPAQDEGIGLDKIWFIGRYNTMVVFLYRPSPQVPRPTLDAAVKCFDACEYNIYMQREQISKRNVDLTWIFTQSLFMAINTMLWALSYVEVRRKHKRETVLRHLDVAMDAIQLAAERWPGVASAVQLYGNLIAAIMKIYERDSDIPISAATPSDAASPGPMFPDTYGRSRATSPATASSQSVATPPEKQPQAPFGYINQQSRRSVEEPPPVPYRSDTSLPNASTPPARQTPSVTHASPGYGSSDSVPTVQAMQPQYSGQQHLYANHAQYHTLPEFTPDLTIPGWTAPQQTPGTFASANATALSMQHQNPYASSAFDPTSQAYPFPGAYDQTYNQPRQEQQYMPQYWDMDSGSFGNGLTQMQQEELMHSLETDGMEDIQSMITHTLAAITPKTAQKPFS